A genomic window from Castor canadensis chromosome 18, mCasCan1.hap1v2, whole genome shotgun sequence includes:
- the Trafd1 gene encoding TRAF-type zinc finger domain-containing protein 1 isoform X1 — translation MAEFLDDQDTRLCDNCTKEIPLCNFTIHEIHCRRNIGMCPVCKEPFPKSDMESHMATEHCQVTCKCNEKLEKRQLKKHEETECPLRLAVCQHCDLELSVLKLKEHEDYCGARTELCGNCGRNVLVKDLKSHPEVCGRGEEEKRKEAAIPSNMYDESWGQDRIWIASQLLRQIEALDPPMRLPRRPLRTFESDSFHNRTASQRNMTAHFPIQNNLFEERERQERNRSRQLPTKGGEESANLDFMLALSLQNEGQVSKVAEQDFWRTVCEADQSHGGPSSLSDIKGAAEETMLPCEFCEELYPEELLIDHQTSCNPSRALPSLHTGGSSPRGVEDPDVIFQNILQQATRNQLESLMGLSNSPIVEDSIIIPCEFCGVQLEEEVLFHHQDQCDQRPATANNHGMEGILRQDSEPQETSPQLLRRRVRHQGDLSSVCYMDDIKQESAKGSSYPLPPSRPISNMTTTCNRLLKSTSGPSSGFQPSPPRVLKLNNTDSQDIGGRNRSGYTGAMAPGHAAAIHSIRNLCPESLVPSLPRGPAGAYGASGRSESGRSSRATPATANYRNRTAKAKPPKQQGAGDAEEEEEE, via the exons CACAAAAGAAATTCCTTTGTGTAACTTTACCATCCATGAAATCCACTGTAGAAGGAACATCGGTATGTGTCCTGTCTGCAAGGAACCATTTCCCAAGTCTGATATGGAGAGTCACATGGCCACAGAACACTGTCAG GTGACGTGCAAATGTAATGAGAAGTTGGAGAAGAGGCAGTTAAAGAAGCATGAG GAGACGGAGTGCCCTCTGCGGCTTGCTGTCTGCCAGCACTGTGACTTGGAACTTTCTGTTCTCAAATTGAAGGAACACGAAGATTACTGTGGTGCCCGGACAGAGCTGTGTGGCAACTGTGGGCGCAATGTCCTTGTAAAAGATCTGAAGAGTCACCCTGAAGtttgtgggaggggggaagaggaaaagaggaaggaggctGCCATACCTTCTAATATGTATGATGAGTCTTGGGGTCAAGACAGAATCTGGATTGCATCCCAACTCCTCCGACAAATTGAGGCTCTGGACCCACCCATGAGGCTACCCCGCAGGCCCCTGAGAACCTTTGAGTCAGACTCTTTCCACAATAGGACTGCAAGCCAAAGGAACATGACAGCCCATTTTCCAATTCAGAATAATCTAT TTGAAGAACgagaaaggcaggaaaggaatAGAAGCCGACAGCTCCCCACAAAGGGTGGTGAGGAGAGTGCAAACTTGGATTTCATGTTGGCCTTAAGTCTGCAAAATGAAGGCCAGGTGTCCAAGGTGGCAGAACAGGACTTCTGGAGGACTGTATGTGAGGCAGATCAGTCTCATGGTGGTCCCAGTTCCCTGAGTGACATCAAAG GTGCAGCTGAGGAGACCATGCTGCCTTGTGAATTCTGTGAGGAGCTGTACCCCGAGGAGCTGCTGATTGACCATCAG ACAAGCTGTAACCCTTCACGTGCCTTACCTTCACTCCATACTGGCGGCTCTTCCCCTAGAGGGGTAGAGGATCCTGATGTCATCTTCCAGAACATTCTACAGCAGGCTACACGTAACCAGTTAGAATCTTTGATGGGCCTGAGCAATTCCCCCATTGTGGAAGACAGCATTATCATCCCGTGTGAATTCTGTGGGGTTCAACTGGAAGAGGAGGTGCTGTTCCATCACCAG GACCAGTGTGACCAGCGCCCAGCCACAGCAAACAACCATGGGATGGAAGGGATTCTTAGACAGGATTCTGAGCCTCAAGAGACCTCaccacagctactcaggaggcgtgTCAGACACCAGG GAGACCTGTCTTCTGTGTGTTACATGGATGATATCAAGCAGGAAAGTGCTAAAGGATCCAGCTACCCTCTGCCTCCCAGCAGACCCATCAGTAATATGACAACTACCTGTAACCGGCTACTAAAATCAACATCAGGCCCCAGTTCTGGGTTCCAGCCCAGCCCTCCTCGAGTGCTAAAGCTCAACAACACAGACAGCCAGGACATCGGGGGGCGGAATCGGAGTGGCTATACCGGAGCCATGGCCCCCGGGCATGCTGCAGCAATACACTCCATTCGAAATCTCTGTCCAGAAAGCCTTGTGCCCTCTCTACCCCGAGGGCCTGCGGGGGCATATGGAGCCAG TGGTAGGAGTGAAAGTGGCAGGAGCTCCCGGGCCACGCCTGCAACTGCCAACTACCGCAATAGAACTGCAAAG GCAAAGCCCCCGAAGCAGCAGGGAGCTGGGGatgcagaggaggaagaggaggagtaa
- the Trafd1 gene encoding TRAF-type zinc finger domain-containing protein 1 isoform X2 translates to MAEFLDDQDTRLCDNCTKEIPLCNFTIHEIHCRRNIGMCPVCKEPFPKSDMESHMATEHCQVTCKCNEKLEKRQLKKHEETECPLRLAVCQHCDLELSVLKLKEHEDYCGARTELCGNCGRNVLVKDLKSHPEVCGRGEEEKRKEAAIPSNMYDESWGQDRIWIASQLLRQIEALDPPMRLPRRPLRTFESDSFHNRTASQRNMTAHFPIQNNLFEERERQERNRSRQLPTKGGEESANLDFMLALSLQNEGQVSKVAEQDFWRTVCEADQSHGGPSSLSDIKGAAEETMLPCEFCEELYPEELLIDHQTSCNPSRALPSLHTGGSSPRGVEDPDVIFQNILQQATRNQLESLMGLSNSPIVEDSIIIPCEFCGVQLEEEVLFHHQDQCDQRPATANNHGMEGILRQDSEPQETSPQLLRRRVRHQGDLSSVCYMDDIKQESAKGSSYPLPPSRPISNMTTTCNRLLKSTSGPSSGFQPSPPRVLKLNNTDSQDIGGRNRSGYTGAMAPGHAAAIHSIRNLCPESLVPSLPRGPAGAYGASAGDQTQYLTHLSIYYH, encoded by the exons CACAAAAGAAATTCCTTTGTGTAACTTTACCATCCATGAAATCCACTGTAGAAGGAACATCGGTATGTGTCCTGTCTGCAAGGAACCATTTCCCAAGTCTGATATGGAGAGTCACATGGCCACAGAACACTGTCAG GTGACGTGCAAATGTAATGAGAAGTTGGAGAAGAGGCAGTTAAAGAAGCATGAG GAGACGGAGTGCCCTCTGCGGCTTGCTGTCTGCCAGCACTGTGACTTGGAACTTTCTGTTCTCAAATTGAAGGAACACGAAGATTACTGTGGTGCCCGGACAGAGCTGTGTGGCAACTGTGGGCGCAATGTCCTTGTAAAAGATCTGAAGAGTCACCCTGAAGtttgtgggaggggggaagaggaaaagaggaaggaggctGCCATACCTTCTAATATGTATGATGAGTCTTGGGGTCAAGACAGAATCTGGATTGCATCCCAACTCCTCCGACAAATTGAGGCTCTGGACCCACCCATGAGGCTACCCCGCAGGCCCCTGAGAACCTTTGAGTCAGACTCTTTCCACAATAGGACTGCAAGCCAAAGGAACATGACAGCCCATTTTCCAATTCAGAATAATCTAT TTGAAGAACgagaaaggcaggaaaggaatAGAAGCCGACAGCTCCCCACAAAGGGTGGTGAGGAGAGTGCAAACTTGGATTTCATGTTGGCCTTAAGTCTGCAAAATGAAGGCCAGGTGTCCAAGGTGGCAGAACAGGACTTCTGGAGGACTGTATGTGAGGCAGATCAGTCTCATGGTGGTCCCAGTTCCCTGAGTGACATCAAAG GTGCAGCTGAGGAGACCATGCTGCCTTGTGAATTCTGTGAGGAGCTGTACCCCGAGGAGCTGCTGATTGACCATCAG ACAAGCTGTAACCCTTCACGTGCCTTACCTTCACTCCATACTGGCGGCTCTTCCCCTAGAGGGGTAGAGGATCCTGATGTCATCTTCCAGAACATTCTACAGCAGGCTACACGTAACCAGTTAGAATCTTTGATGGGCCTGAGCAATTCCCCCATTGTGGAAGACAGCATTATCATCCCGTGTGAATTCTGTGGGGTTCAACTGGAAGAGGAGGTGCTGTTCCATCACCAG GACCAGTGTGACCAGCGCCCAGCCACAGCAAACAACCATGGGATGGAAGGGATTCTTAGACAGGATTCTGAGCCTCAAGAGACCTCaccacagctactcaggaggcgtgTCAGACACCAGG GAGACCTGTCTTCTGTGTGTTACATGGATGATATCAAGCAGGAAAGTGCTAAAGGATCCAGCTACCCTCTGCCTCCCAGCAGACCCATCAGTAATATGACAACTACCTGTAACCGGCTACTAAAATCAACATCAGGCCCCAGTTCTGGGTTCCAGCCCAGCCCTCCTCGAGTGCTAAAGCTCAACAACACAGACAGCCAGGACATCGGGGGGCGGAATCGGAGTGGCTATACCGGAGCCATGGCCCCCGGGCATGCTGCAGCAATACACTCCATTCGAAATCTCTGTCCAGAAAGCCTTGTGCCCTCTCTACCCCGAGGGCCTGCGGGGGCATATGGAGCCAG tgctggggatcaaacgcAGTACCTCACCCATTTAAGCATCtactaccattga